The Tenacibaculum jejuense genome includes a window with the following:
- a CDS encoding helix-turn-helix transcriptional regulator — MLIHISNYITAIVCLITFFVIQRIYRKEKSKSVTSNAVEGIKWFALAIFSWGLGAFLNIILHEIFQLEQSNSIIISLGVFFSLLNSLFILLSIPSIQHNEKRNIVIRIIERFTNKEVFVIFGGVLIMIASVFLISFYTNTQSNSSNNVIWLIDIPISIVVAFALLQELNKAFKNRGMRFMVLPTLALFLLIIVAVTHRIFSEESMSNWIDNTTWNILGIVTSISFKFLFILLFTILLYSWKLLAEKEEKQTELQNTKLLQEDLILENEKLQIANESHLSTIKSLKSEILAEKKKFKELQLASKVELSDRQKEVLGNLGICGEKKSYTEIAEAMNISVDGFQTHIYQIKKVLNISGTGGKEQLIAYAKDHELLDFATIQHD; from the coding sequence ATGTTAATTCATATTTCAAATTACATTACAGCCATAGTTTGTTTAATTACTTTTTTTGTAATTCAACGCATATATCGCAAAGAAAAATCTAAAAGTGTAACCTCTAATGCAGTTGAAGGTATTAAGTGGTTTGCTTTGGCAATTTTCTCTTGGGGATTAGGAGCTTTTTTGAATATCATATTGCATGAAATCTTTCAGTTAGAACAATCTAATAGTATTATAATTAGTTTAGGAGTTTTCTTTTCATTGTTAAACTCATTATTTATATTATTATCTATTCCATCAATTCAACATAATGAAAAAAGAAACATTGTAATTCGAATTATAGAACGTTTTACAAATAAAGAAGTATTTGTAATCTTCGGAGGTGTTTTGATCATGATCGCTTCCGTTTTTCTAATTTCATTTTATACAAACACACAATCAAACTCAAGTAACAATGTTATTTGGTTAATCGATATTCCAATATCTATCGTGGTTGCGTTTGCACTTTTACAAGAGTTAAATAAAGCATTTAAAAATAGAGGAATGCGTTTTATGGTATTACCAACTCTAGCTTTGTTTTTATTGATTATTGTTGCAGTCACACATCGGATTTTTTCTGAAGAAAGCATGTCGAATTGGATTGATAATACTACCTGGAATATCTTAGGAATAGTAACTAGTATTTCATTTAAGTTCTTGTTTATACTCTTGTTTACGATCTTATTATACAGTTGGAAATTATTAGCCGAGAAAGAAGAAAAACAAACAGAATTACAAAATACAAAGCTCTTACAAGAAGATTTAATTCTTGAAAATGAAAAGCTACAAATAGCAAACGAAAGTCATTTAAGCACAATAAAAAGTTTGAAATCAGAAATTTTAGCTGAGAAAAAGAAATTCAAAGAGTTGCAATTAGCTTCTAAAGTAGAGTTATCTGATCGTCAAAAAGAAGTATTAGGAAATTTAGGAATTTGTGGTGAAAAAAAATCTTATACTGAAATTGCTGAGGCTATGAATATAAGTGTTGACGGATTTCAAACTCATATTTATCAAATCAAAAAAGTACTTAATATTTCAGGAACAGGAGGAAAAGAACAGTTAATTGCTTACGCTAAAGATCATGAATTACTTGATTTTGCTACGATTCAACATGATTAA
- a CDS encoding DoxX family protein has protein sequence MAVMLIAIGLHHFYKPKFYYPIIPAFFPKLFVTYASGIVELVIGIGLCIPNYQKYAALGMALLMIAFLPLHIWDITREKPAMRTKKGAYIRLVIQFVLIAWAWFLFKKLN, from the coding sequence ATGGCGGTAATGTTAATAGCTATAGGACTTCATCATTTTTATAAACCTAAATTTTATTATCCTATTATACCAGCTTTTTTTCCTAAGCTTTTTGTTACGTATGCTTCAGGAATAGTAGAATTAGTCATAGGAATAGGTTTGTGTATTCCAAATTATCAGAAATATGCAGCTTTAGGAATGGCCTTGCTTATGATTGCATTTTTACCATTACACATTTGGGATATTACAAGAGAAAAACCAGCAATGAGAACAAAAAAAGGAGCCTACATTAGGCTTGTTATTCAATTTGTTTTGATAGCGTGGGCATGGTTCTTATTCAAAAAACTAAACTAA
- a CDS encoding M20/M25/M40 family metallo-hydrolase → MKKTLIFLLTSAIISSCNTDKKEKTDESKAVAIVSKAEQKKDSANIKHFFNAALTEGKSYEWLRDLTQNIGGRLSGSPQAAKAVVWGEQLMKDVGLDSVWLQPVMVPHWVRGEKEEAYYTVNGKKKDVPVCALGFSIATPGTGIKAEVIEVKSLKEAEELGDRLKGKIVFFNGAFDETLINTFQAYGGCVGQRFSGARICGQFGAKGVIVRSMTNGINDYPHTGTMSYGETPKDQYIPAAAISSRAAENLSADLKKNPSLQFYFKQSCETLPDAPSHNVVGEIKGSENPEKIIVVGGHLDSWDLGEGAHDDGTGVVQSLEVAYLLKKNNIKPKNTIRIVFFMNEENGTRGAKEYARLAKLNKEIHVAGLESDAGGHTPRGFSIDANAENTALVQSWKTLLAPYGLHDLIKGGSGADISPLKDDHVTLAGYRPDSQRYFDYHHTSTDTFDKVNKRELELGSASMTSLVYLMDKYLYTDEKVKP, encoded by the coding sequence ATGAAAAAAACTCTCATTTTTCTGTTAACATCAGCTATAATTAGTAGCTGTAATACAGATAAAAAAGAAAAAACGGATGAATCCAAAGCTGTTGCTATTGTAAGTAAAGCAGAGCAAAAGAAAGATAGTGCTAATATCAAGCATTTTTTTAATGCGGCATTAACTGAAGGAAAGTCATACGAATGGCTACGTGATTTAACTCAAAATATTGGAGGACGTTTATCGGGTTCTCCGCAAGCTGCTAAAGCTGTTGTTTGGGGAGAACAACTAATGAAAGACGTAGGTTTAGATTCTGTATGGTTGCAACCTGTTATGGTACCACATTGGGTTCGAGGAGAAAAAGAAGAAGCGTATTATACCGTAAACGGAAAGAAAAAAGATGTACCTGTTTGTGCTTTAGGTTTTTCAATTGCTACTCCTGGAACTGGAATTAAAGCTGAAGTTATTGAAGTGAAAAGTTTAAAAGAAGCTGAAGAGTTGGGTGACAGACTAAAAGGAAAAATAGTATTCTTTAATGGTGCTTTTGATGAAACTTTAATCAATACTTTCCAAGCTTACGGAGGTTGTGTCGGACAACGTTTTTCTGGAGCTAGAATTTGTGGACAGTTTGGTGCTAAAGGAGTCATTGTTCGTTCAATGACTAACGGAATCAACGATTACCCTCACACCGGAACAATGAGTTATGGAGAAACACCAAAAGATCAATACATTCCTGCAGCTGCAATTAGTTCAAGAGCAGCAGAAAATCTAAGTGCAGATTTAAAAAAGAATCCAAGTTTACAGTTTTACTTCAAACAAAGTTGTGAAACATTACCAGATGCGCCATCTCATAACGTTGTTGGTGAAATAAAAGGAAGTGAAAATCCAGAGAAAATTATTGTCGTAGGAGGGCATTTAGATTCTTGGGATTTAGGTGAAGGTGCTCATGACGACGGAACAGGAGTTGTACAATCTTTAGAAGTAGCCTACTTGTTAAAAAAGAATAATATAAAACCTAAAAATACAATTCGAATCGTATTCTTTATGAATGAAGAAAACGGAACTCGTGGAGCTAAAGAATACGCTAGATTAGCAAAATTGAATAAAGAAATTCATGTTGCTGGTTTAGAAAGTGATGCGGGCGGACACACTCCTAGAGGTTTTTCTATTGATGCAAATGCTGAAAATACTGCTTTAGTTCAAAGTTGGAAAACGTTATTAGCTCCTTACGGTTTACACGATTTAATTAAAGGTGGAAGTGGAGCAGATATTTCTCCGTTAAAAGACGATCATGTTACCTTAGCAGGATACAGACCAGACAGTCAACGTTATTTTGATTATCACCATACTTCTACTGATACTTTTGATAAAGTAAATAAGAGAGAATTAGAATTAGGTAGCGCGTCTATGACAAGTTTAGTCTACTTAATGGATAAATATTTGTATACAGACGAAAAAGTAAAACCATAA
- a CDS encoding tetratricopeptide repeat protein has translation MKYKYLFITLCYFLSFLNAEGQNTEVQTNIDAKFHRAITLYNNKAYSGAQRVFKEVSENTAKHNLQTDSDFYDAMCAIKLNQTDADKKVLDFVKKHPYSSKKEKAFLNVGNYYFANRKASHSLKWYSKVNPALLNVEENKELNYKMGYALLVSNYFEDAKKKFATLLGDPRYGTDARYFYGYISYRQENYGEAEDNLSQLADNETYKSEANYYLLDMAFKSGKFDKAAQIGEKIFPKAKEKQKSDISKIIGESYFNLEKYDKAVPYLNQYEGKKGKWTNTDYYYLGYSYYKLEDYESAIGQFNKIINGQNSVAQSAYYHLGECYLKAEKKNEALNAFKNASEMNFNPVITADADFNYAKLSYEEGNPYKSVPDVLKAYLAKYPQSPNSKEISGLLITSYLNQQDYQGAIDYLKTNQSADNNALANEVSLYRGIQLFNEQKLKKSLPHFLIATDAVNDTIKNKGYYWLAETNYLLGNYDNAVKSFSKISSPNFEEAKYLNYNMAYAYFKQKDYDNATTYFEEFLKENIDENDLNDDASNRLGDSYYATKRYGKAMQAYEKVIQEGGSGSDYAQYQKAMSNGLIGDSDAKVSDLKQLIKDFPTSNLKDDALFQLGTTYTSKGNSNQAKKAYNQLLLEHAQSGYVPTVLLRQGLLEYNKGNNKDALIKFKEVVAKFPNSNEAKQAVASARNVYVDIGKVNEYASWVKTVDFVNVTNSDIDNTTYEAAENKFLENDQVRAISGFKTYLRDFPNGIHALKANFYLGQLYFNGTKKQTAVPHYTYVIKAGVNEFSEEALAKLSQLYLEKENWNKAIPLLERLEQEGNIDQNLIFAQSNLMKGYYDRKDYPKAVTYAEKVLTNGKIDQVVGEDAQIILARSAIKTNDFNTAQDYYSALDNTATGELKAETLYYKAFFLHEEEAYESSNEEVQNLIANYSKYQYWGVKSYIIMAKNYYKLKDAYQATYILDNIVKNFTQFKDLNEEAKNELNKIKSKEAKTNESINSKQ, from the coding sequence ATGAAATATAAATATTTATTTATAACACTTTGTTACTTTTTAAGTTTTTTAAATGCTGAAGGGCAAAATACTGAAGTTCAAACTAATATTGATGCGAAGTTTCACAGAGCTATAACTTTGTACAATAACAAAGCATACTCAGGAGCACAAAGAGTATTCAAAGAAGTATCAGAAAATACGGCTAAACATAATCTACAAACAGATTCAGATTTTTATGATGCCATGTGTGCGATTAAGCTTAATCAGACAGATGCAGATAAAAAAGTGCTCGATTTTGTTAAAAAACATCCTTACAGTAGTAAAAAGGAGAAAGCTTTTTTAAATGTTGGAAATTATTATTTCGCAAACAGAAAAGCTTCACATTCTTTAAAATGGTATTCTAAAGTAAATCCTGCTTTATTAAATGTTGAAGAGAATAAAGAACTGAATTATAAAATGGGTTATGCGCTTTTAGTTTCTAACTATTTTGAAGATGCTAAAAAGAAGTTTGCTACACTATTAGGTGATCCGAGATATGGTACTGATGCGCGTTATTTTTATGGATATATTTCTTATCGACAAGAAAACTATGGAGAGGCTGAAGATAACTTAAGTCAGTTAGCAGATAACGAAACTTATAAATCTGAAGCCAATTACTATCTTTTAGATATGGCTTTTAAAAGTGGAAAGTTTGATAAAGCAGCTCAAATTGGAGAAAAGATTTTCCCGAAAGCTAAAGAAAAGCAAAAGTCAGATATCAGTAAAATTATTGGAGAAAGTTATTTCAACTTAGAAAAATATGATAAAGCTGTTCCTTATTTAAATCAATATGAAGGAAAAAAAGGAAAATGGACAAACACAGATTATTATTATCTAGGATATTCGTATTATAAATTAGAAGATTACGAAAGTGCAATCGGGCAGTTTAATAAAATTATAAACGGTCAAAATAGTGTTGCTCAGAGTGCTTACTATCATTTAGGAGAATGTTATTTAAAAGCAGAGAAGAAGAATGAAGCTCTAAATGCATTTAAAAATGCAAGTGAAATGAATTTCAATCCTGTAATTACAGCAGATGCTGATTTTAATTATGCAAAATTAAGTTACGAAGAAGGAAATCCATACAAAAGCGTTCCTGATGTGTTAAAAGCGTATTTAGCAAAATACCCACAATCACCAAATTCAAAAGAAATTTCTGGGTTATTAATTACTTCTTACTTAAATCAGCAAGATTATCAAGGAGCGATAGATTATTTAAAGACAAATCAAAGTGCAGATAATAATGCGTTGGCGAATGAAGTGTCTTTATACAGAGGAATTCAGCTATTCAATGAACAAAAGCTGAAAAAATCATTACCACATTTTTTAATTGCTACAGATGCAGTAAACGATACTATCAAAAATAAAGGATATTACTGGTTAGCAGAAACGAATTATCTTTTAGGAAATTATGATAATGCCGTAAAGTCTTTTTCAAAAATTTCAAGTCCAAATTTTGAAGAAGCAAAATACCTAAATTACAATATGGCTTATGCATATTTTAAACAAAAAGATTACGATAACGCCACTACATATTTTGAAGAGTTTTTAAAGGAAAATATAGACGAGAATGATTTAAACGATGATGCTTCGAATAGATTAGGTGATTCTTATTATGCAACAAAACGCTATGGTAAAGCTATGCAAGCTTATGAAAAAGTAATTCAAGAAGGCGGTAGCGGATCGGATTATGCACAATATCAAAAAGCAATGAGTAACGGATTAATTGGAGATAGTGATGCAAAAGTGAGTGATCTTAAACAGTTGATTAAAGATTTTCCAACTTCAAACTTAAAAGATGATGCACTTTTTCAATTAGGAACTACATATACCTCAAAAGGAAATTCTAATCAAGCTAAGAAAGCTTACAACCAATTATTATTAGAGCATGCTCAAAGTGGTTATGTACCTACTGTTTTGTTACGACAAGGATTGTTGGAGTATAATAAAGGAAATAACAAAGACGCCTTAATAAAGTTTAAAGAAGTCGTTGCAAAGTTCCCTAATTCTAATGAAGCCAAACAAGCAGTTGCAAGCGCAAGAAATGTTTATGTAGATATAGGAAAAGTAAATGAATATGCTTCTTGGGTAAAAACAGTTGATTTTGTTAATGTAACGAATAGCGATATTGATAATACAACATACGAAGCTGCAGAAAATAAGTTTTTAGAAAATGACCAAGTAAGAGCGATAAGTGGATTTAAAACATATTTACGAGACTTTCCTAACGGAATTCATGCTTTAAAAGCAAACTTCTATCTAGGTCAATTATACTTTAACGGAACAAAAAAACAAACAGCTGTTCCACATTATACTTATGTGATCAAAGCAGGGGTAAATGAATTTTCTGAAGAAGCATTAGCTAAACTAAGTCAATTATATTTAGAAAAAGAGAATTGGAATAAAGCTATTCCGTTATTAGAACGTTTAGAACAAGAAGGAAATATCGATCAGAATTTAATTTTTGCTCAAAGTAATTTAATGAAAGGCTATTACGATAGAAAAGATTATCCGAAAGCTGTTACTTATGCCGAGAAAGTTTTAACTAACGGTAAAATAGACCAAGTTGTTGGTGAAGATGCTCAAATTATTTTAGCACGTTCTGCAATTAAAACAAATGACTTTAATACCGCTCAAGATTATTATAGTGCATTAGATAATACAGCAACAGGAGAGTTGAAGGCAGAAACATTATATTACAAAGCATTCTTTTTACATGAAGAAGAAGCTTATGAAAGTTCAAATGAAGAAGTTCAGAACTTAATAGCAAATTACTCTAAATACCAATATTGGGGAGTAAAGAGTTATATCATAATGGCAAAAAACTATTATAAACTAAAAGATGCTTACCAAGCTACATATATCTTAGATAATATCGTGAAAAATTTTACTCAATTTAAAGATCTTAATGAAGAAGCTAAAAATGAGCTTAATAAAATTAAGAGTAAAGAAGCGAAAACAAATGAATCAATTAACTCTAAACAATAA
- a CDS encoding glycosyltransferase, protein MKKKVFVAVTNDISTDQRVHKVCTYLLKNNFDILVYGRVLPNTIEIDRPYKIVRKKHWFNNNFLFYAEYNIRLFFYLLFSKHSYILSNDLDTLPACFFANSLKRNTQLVYDSHELFSEGPELQGRKFVQGFWRKLEYFFLPKIRKSYTVSQSIVKFYNNRHNNHMGLIRNLPLLDRKIIEEKVSFPTKNKVILYQGVLNPGRGIKPMIKALHLLPNIDLVIIGYGKVEQELKDFVQLEKLESRVHFLGRVAHEKLPNYTKLADLGMVLEEPLGKSFEFSLPNKLFDYIHAELPLISGNLPEISNIVNSYKVGIVVDSYQPEAIAKAITLILEDEELYHEIKHNQRKASKELCWEKEQMKLDSYFN, encoded by the coding sequence TTGAAAAAAAAGGTTTTTGTTGCTGTTACTAACGATATTTCTACAGATCAAAGGGTTCATAAAGTTTGTACTTATCTTTTAAAAAATAACTTTGATATTTTGGTATATGGTAGAGTGCTACCAAATACTATTGAAATTGATCGACCGTACAAAATAGTTCGAAAAAAACATTGGTTTAACAATAACTTTCTTTTTTACGCAGAATATAATATTCGATTATTTTTTTATTTACTTTTTAGTAAACACTCTTACATATTATCTAATGATTTAGATACGTTACCTGCTTGTTTTTTTGCCAATTCTTTAAAACGAAATACACAATTGGTATATGATAGTCATGAATTATTTTCTGAAGGACCGGAATTACAAGGACGTAAATTTGTGCAAGGATTTTGGCGAAAGTTAGAGTACTTTTTCTTACCGAAAATTAGAAAATCTTACACCGTTAGTCAATCTATTGTTAAGTTTTACAATAACAGGCATAACAACCATATGGGACTAATTCGAAACTTACCTTTACTCGACAGAAAAATTATTGAAGAAAAAGTAAGTTTTCCTACAAAAAATAAAGTGATTTTATATCAAGGTGTGTTAAATCCAGGAAGAGGAATTAAGCCCATGATTAAAGCGCTACATTTACTTCCTAATATTGATTTAGTTATTATTGGCTACGGAAAAGTAGAACAAGAATTAAAAGATTTTGTTCAATTAGAAAAACTTGAATCAAGAGTTCATTTTTTAGGTAGAGTTGCTCACGAAAAGTTACCTAATTATACAAAACTTGCTGATCTTGGTATGGTACTAGAAGAACCTCTTGGTAAGAGTTTCGAATTTTCTTTACCTAACAAATTATTTGATTATATTCATGCTGAATTACCTTTGATTTCTGGAAACTTACCAGAAATTTCTAATATTGTAAATTCCTATAAAGTTGGCATTGTTGTAGACTCATATCAGCCTGAAGCTATTGCTAAAGCAATAACACTAATTTTAGAAGACGAAGAATTATATCATGAAATCAAGCATAATCAACGAAAAGCTAGTAAAGAATTATGCTGGGAAAAAGAACAAATGAAACTAGATTCATATTTTAATTAA
- a CDS encoding TonB-dependent receptor: MKRGIVVTIAMFVVSFCVAQNKPKTEKSKDSIIKTEIVEVVTSYAPKVTDAYKIKKKPVIKLSDKAKRKALNYKIQSVPVASKFKPKSGVLKGIDVGERERLFDNYLSLGFGNNLTPFVEAYFQNTSAFEYEYGGKINFISSQDPVKDAILSSSYYNASVDLFLKQEMRNFDWKVGFNAYRNKYNWYGLPSDVVFLDTTISTIEEEQVYKYYNLQGSIYFPYSATEEVNTSIGYFSDDQDSDEIHADVDAKFAISLGRFGLNYEDLQLRTSLNFILGGFDRSYADPLQKINYSFATAGINPSYAFSFNDFDIKLGGKAYYSFDLENTEGKFFAYPDVEVNYPIIPRYANIYAGATGDLTVNSYESFSKENPYVSPTLNIQQSSEAINTFGGFRGILSGNLNYNVRASFKKEENRAFFVLNESASNGITIGFPSGILFRGYNYGNSFDVIYDDITTVGFFGEVTYDFSRKLNLGLNAEFNTYNTTNQEEAWNLPQIKADVFANYKVKKWYAGANLYFVGDRKGAQRNGATFTAIDLDAYIDLNLNGGYHFNDLFSVFLQANNITNSSYQRYTNFDAQGFQIIGGFIWKFDALFN; encoded by the coding sequence ATGAAAAGAGGAATAGTAGTCACTATAGCAATGTTTGTTGTAAGCTTTTGTGTAGCTCAAAATAAACCCAAAACAGAAAAATCGAAAGATTCAATCATAAAAACTGAAATAGTAGAAGTAGTAACTTCTTATGCTCCAAAAGTTACAGATGCTTATAAAATTAAAAAGAAGCCAGTAATTAAATTATCAGATAAGGCAAAACGTAAAGCTTTAAACTATAAAATACAATCTGTACCTGTAGCTTCTAAGTTTAAGCCCAAAAGTGGAGTTTTAAAAGGAATAGATGTTGGTGAACGCGAACGTTTATTTGACAATTATTTATCACTAGGGTTTGGAAATAATTTAACTCCTTTTGTAGAAGCTTATTTCCAAAATACAAGTGCATTTGAATACGAATACGGTGGGAAAATAAATTTTATTTCTTCTCAAGATCCTGTTAAAGATGCTATTCTAAGTAGTAGTTATTACAATGCAAGCGTAGATTTATTTTTAAAGCAAGAAATGAGAAACTTTGATTGGAAAGTTGGATTTAATGCATACAGAAATAAGTATAACTGGTATGGTTTACCTTCTGATGTTGTTTTTTTAGATACAACAATTAGTACAATTGAAGAAGAACAAGTATATAAATACTATAATTTACAAGGATCAATTTATTTCCCGTATAGTGCTACTGAAGAGGTAAATACTTCCATAGGTTATTTTTCTGATGATCAAGATTCTGACGAAATTCATGCAGATGTAGATGCTAAATTTGCAATTTCTTTAGGAAGATTTGGATTAAATTATGAAGATTTACAGTTGAGAACTTCTCTTAACTTTATTTTAGGAGGATTTGATAGATCTTATGCAGATCCTTTACAAAAGATAAATTACAGTTTTGCTACTGCAGGTATAAACCCATCATATGCTTTTTCATTTAATGATTTCGATATCAAATTAGGAGGGAAAGCTTATTACTCTTTCGATCTTGAAAATACAGAAGGGAAGTTTTTTGCCTATCCAGATGTTGAAGTAAACTACCCAATTATTCCTAGATATGCGAATATTTACGCTGGAGCAACAGGAGATTTAACTGTAAATTCTTATGAAAGTTTTTCGAAAGAAAATCCTTATGTATCTCCAACATTAAACATTCAACAGTCTAGTGAGGCTATAAATACATTTGGAGGATTCAGAGGAATTTTAAGTGGAAATTTAAATTACAATGTTAGAGCTAGCTTTAAGAAAGAAGAAAACAGAGCATTTTTTGTTTTAAATGAATCTGCTTCAAACGGAATTACAATTGGGTTTCCAAGTGGTATTTTATTCAGAGGATATAATTATGGAAACTCGTTTGATGTAATTTATGACGACATTACTACAGTTGGTTTCTTTGGAGAAGTAACTTATGATTTTTCTAGAAAATTAAATTTAGGATTAAATGCTGAATTTAATACCTACAATACAACAAATCAAGAAGAAGCTTGGAATTTACCACAAATTAAAGCTGATGTCTTTGCAAATTACAAAGTGAAAAAATGGTACGCAGGTGCAAATTTATATTTTGTAGGAGATAGAAAAGGAGCGCAACGCAACGGAGCAACTTTTACAGCAATAGATTTAGATGCTTATATCGATTTGAATCTTAATGGAGGATATCATTTTAATGATTTATTTTCGGTATTCTTACAGGCGAATAACATAACTAATAGTAGTTATCAAAGATATACCAATTTCGATGCTCAAGGATTCCAAATTATAGGAGGATTCATTTGGAAGTTCGATGCACTTTTTAACTAA
- a CDS encoding alanine/glycine:cation symporter family protein, translating into MAFLIQETQSLDQQINQSFHEATSWFTDAILYQIPITNTISIPWVLIILVLGALYFSIYFKGINIRSFLTSVNIIRGKYDHIDIPNQEDIKETIRVEGNGEVSHFQALTAALSATVGLGNIAGVAIALSIGGAGATFWMIVIGLLGMASKFVECTLGVKYREIAKDGTVFGGPMYYLKKGFSQLGFSKLGKLLSILFAIMCVGGSFGGGNMFQVNQAFKLFEYVTGAEESFIYGKGWVFGCIMAIFAGIVIIGGIKKIAKVTDKVVPVMVVVYVFAVIVVLLTNFSEIPNAILQIINGAFHPEGIAGGFIGVMIQGFRRGAFSNEAGIGSSSIAHAAVKTNYAASEGLVALLEPFIDTVIVCTMTALALIITGQITAGNEVSFEQGAILTSKALESSISWFPYVLTIAVILFAFSSMISWSYYGYQAWTFLFGRNKTIGNIYKIIFCIFTVVGAAATLNAVTDFSDAMVFSMMVPNMIGLVVLAPQVLKELKKYKLKIKENKH; encoded by the coding sequence ATGGCATTTCTCATTCAAGAAACACAAAGTTTAGATCAACAAATCAATCAATCTTTTCATGAAGCAACAAGTTGGTTTACCGATGCAATCTTATATCAAATACCGATAACAAATACTATTTCCATTCCTTGGGTATTAATTATTCTTGTACTTGGCGCATTGTATTTTTCAATCTATTTCAAAGGAATAAATATCCGTAGCTTTTTAACTTCAGTAAATATTATCAGAGGAAAATATGATCATATTGATATTCCAAATCAAGAAGATATTAAAGAAACAATACGAGTTGAAGGTAATGGAGAAGTTTCACATTTTCAGGCATTAACAGCTGCACTTTCAGCAACAGTAGGTTTAGGTAATATTGCTGGAGTTGCCATTGCTTTGTCTATCGGTGGAGCTGGAGCTACATTTTGGATGATTGTTATTGGATTACTCGGAATGGCGTCAAAATTTGTCGAATGTACTTTAGGTGTAAAATATAGAGAAATAGCAAAAGACGGAACTGTTTTTGGCGGACCGATGTACTATCTTAAAAAAGGTTTTTCACAATTAGGTTTTTCTAAATTAGGAAAGTTGTTGTCGATTTTATTCGCAATAATGTGTGTTGGAGGTTCTTTCGGAGGAGGAAATATGTTTCAGGTAAATCAAGCATTTAAATTATTCGAATATGTGACTGGAGCAGAAGAAAGTTTTATTTATGGAAAAGGTTGGGTTTTCGGATGTATCATGGCCATTTTTGCCGGAATAGTCATCATTGGCGGAATCAAAAAAATAGCTAAAGTAACAGATAAAGTTGTGCCTGTTATGGTGGTTGTATATGTGTTTGCTGTTATTGTAGTTTTATTGACTAATTTTTCTGAAATTCCTAATGCGATATTACAAATTATTAATGGAGCGTTTCATCCGGAAGGAATCGCAGGTGGTTTTATTGGAGTTATGATTCAAGGTTTTCGTCGTGGTGCATTTTCAAATGAAGCTGGAATCGGATCTTCTTCGATAGCACATGCAGCAGTAAAAACAAATTATGCAGCTAGTGAAGGTTTAGTGGCTTTATTGGAACCTTTTATTGATACGGTAATTGTTTGTACTATGACAGCCCTAGCGTTAATTATAACAGGACAAATAACTGCTGGAAATGAAGTGTCTTTTGAACAAGGAGCAATTTTAACTTCTAAAGCTCTGGAAAGTAGTATTTCTTGGTTTCCATATGTGTTAACTATAGCTGTGATTTTGTTTGCATTTTCTTCTATGATTTCTTGGTCGTATTATGGTTATCAAGCTTGGACATTTCTCTTCGGAAGAAATAAAACCATCGGAAATATTTACAAAATCATCTTTTGCATATTTACAGTTGTTGGAGCGGCAGCGACTTTAAATGCAGTAACTGATTTTTCTGATGCTATGGTTTTTTCCATGATGGTGCCTAACATGATAGGTTTAGTAGTATTAGCTCCGCAAGTATTAAAAGAACTAAAAAAATATAAATTAAAGATCAAGGAAAATAAACATTAA